The stretch of DNA GACGGGGAGCTGCTCGCTGGATAGTGGATGGGAGGAGGATTAGTGAGGAGCTACGGGATGAGATGGGCTGAAGAGAAAATGCAGAGTGGTGGTGCAGGTTGCCGTTGGACATTGCTCCAAATAAATGAGAGATTAACTCTTCTTGTCAGCCTAGTCGGTCCGGTGCAATTATTGTTCTCTGAGATACGCCCCTAATACCATCTTTGTGAGTTGCATGAAGAAATTATACATAATTTATGGTATGCAAACCGCACGAATCTCTGAGTTATTAACGTCCTAGATATCATCCTCGCATGGCTGCATGTCCACTCGTGATTTATCGGTAGTAAAAGGCACTATATACCGCTCTGCTCCTATCTGGTAGGATGTAAATGGAGTGAAAAATCTAATGTGCAGCTTCTAGCTATAGACTGCTGAGGACAGAAGTTTCACTGGAAACTAGTAAAACACAGAACAATGAAGTCAGAAAAATAATCTGTTTATATCACCATGACTATCATGATACCTCCCATTTCCAGGTCAAGTGCACTCGAAATTAAAACACTGAACACAGAAGTTTGAAAACAGAATATGTTTTATCATGCTACAAGCGCTAGTACACTGAATTGAAGGAATTGGGCATGCAGCAGGTGTATTTTTGACCTGAATGTTTAACCACGTGCAAGCTAGTGTATTTTTTTTCATAAACACAAgtgcttaaaccaaaccatacaaGGTTAAACCGCAAGCTCGTATAAATTTTCTTCATGAATACAAGTGCTTGAACCAAACCATACAAGACAAGATCAACAATTCTATCCATAATTGCTAAGCAAATGGCATGTTTTATATGACAAGGAGGGAACACAGCAAACAAACTTGTACCAACGAATGACTTTCATcttccagattttgaggacatgTATGAAAATGTATTACTATCTCAAGGAAAAAAAGAACGGAAAGGAACAAGTTATTTACCTAGACAATGTTGGCATTATAGGCAGCACAAAGCTGAAGAAGAGCACTTTTGTTTGCTGGGTCCACATGCTGCTCAATGACAGGACCAAACCTTCCAGGAGACTGTGCAGAAAGTGAGGCCAAGGATGTCACCAGAAACTGCTTTGGATCATTTATGTCTTTCAACAGATAATCTTCACTCTTCCCAGCATACTGAAGGCGTACAAATGAGACAGAATAACCTGATGTCTTCTGATTATCCACCGCATCAGCTCCGTCATTTTGCTCTTGTTGTACTCCATCTTGCTCCGTTCTAGACAACAGTGTGACAATGCTATCAAGCAATTTACCCCACGTTTGGGCTGCAGCAGCATCCAGCAGCACCGCGGACTCACAAAGCAACTTTGTTGAGGCAACTGCTGTAAGCTTGATTTCAAGAGAACCTTTGATCAACTTGAGATTGGGAATCCAAAAACGCTGAAGAATTGTGGTGAAGAGATTCGGCTGAATCGTATCAACAGAACTGACAAGAACACCTGGCCCATACTTGACTGACACCAAGGACATGACCACCACAAGAGAATTCACAAACTTCACTGCTTGCCTAGTCTGTAAGCGAGTAAAGAGAGCACTCCATATCTCACTTATGTGTGGATTGATAATGTCCAAACCAACATTTTCCACTAGCGTGTTAAGCATGTAGAATGCAGAATCTTCCGTGCTGCTGCGTGAAACTAGACTACGGAATATCACTAAGATATTTGGCAGCCTACCTTCTTGGTTAAGCTCATTTGGAATTTTCCGAAGGAATGCTCGCAGCAAGCGAACCAAGGCAGGAACACATGGTGGTCGATCCCAAGTAGCATTGCTGAGCAAGACACCAAACAGCTGCATGTAATTCTGCAAGAGAGGTGGTCGGCTCAAATTGACAAGCTGTGCGAATATCTGAAAAGAATATGGCCAGAACTCTGAGATGTCCTCAACTAATATCCTCTGGAGTACTGGGAAGAGGCTTGCCTCAAACAAAGGTACCAATGCTGGGTCTTGTTCACCAGCCTTGCCAATCACTGCTGCCAGAGCTTCAAACAAGTAATGATTAAAGTCAGGGTTCTTGGGGTTATTGCACACTTCCATCAGAATGCCCACAAGACGAGCGGTTATCTCATGAACAACTTGGCCAGCGATAGTTGCGATCCCCAGTACTCTCATCAGGCACTTCATCAGATAGGGGTTCTCATAAGAATCAGGATAACCTAACGCCTTGGACAGGCTCTGAATAATCTGCTGGGCAAAAGAGTTGATATCAGTAGCCACATAGCGTGAAGCTCTTGTCACTACATTGACCCCTGGTACCTGGACAACATCCTTGATGATCAGCAGGTTCTCGATAAAGATCGCAGCATAGGAATGGACAACATTGGACTCGTGCGTCAGGAACCTTGTAACACTTGGAAGCAGAGCCAGTGCGGTGGCTTTGGGTATCTGATCCTTGAACTCCTTCAAGAACCTGAGGACTGTTGCCTTCAGCATTGGCTCAGATTCCCAATCAGGGGCCTGCAGCTCGGGCACAATCACAGATGCAAAGAAGCTCTCCATGTCAACCACAGGTGTCCCACCACCTGTGGCACCAGGCTTCTGCATAAGAGCAATAACAAGATATATCGCAGCGTCCTTCTCCTTCCAGTTGTTTGCCCTGTCAGCGGCATATGCAGCCAACATCTGCTGGACCTGCGCTGATACAAGTACAGCCACCTGTTCCCGGTAGTTCGCGGCTAGCCCACGCAGCAAGCGGCACGCAGCACGCCTCAGTGTATCGGTATCACTTCCCTCTGCATCACGCCTGACATATTCCACCCAGTTCCCCTCAAACAACTCCTCATCCTCGTCCCGCAGTCGCAGGTTAGGCACAACAACGCTGTCACATATCTGTTTCATTGCATCAGGAGTCCCGAACAAAGCATGGTGAACACTCTCGGCGACTGTTGTCAAGAACCTTATCGCAGTCACGGCAAGCTGACCACGGGACGGCGAGACTGTCGGCGCCATGAGGAGCCCCCACACGGCCTCAACAAACTCCTTCAAATATGCCCTGAACTCTTCCTCATACTTCTCCATGTACAGCTGCAGGTTATCACAGACAGCAGCTCGGAGCGCATCTGGAGCACCATCTGCCTCTACAGGCGGAGGGTAGGAGGTGGTGAGGAATGCACGGAACTCTGTCATCCACTCACGCATGTGATCCTCGAAGAACTCCGGCAGGTCCACAGAGTTGAGCGAGTAGAAGATCTCGCAGCACAGACGAAGGCACTCAAATACGGGGCGGAGTTCAAGTGGGCTTGCGGCGACTGCAGAGGCCTGGAGGCGGCGAGAGGTGGAGAGGAAGACCTCGAGGAGGGGCGCCGCAAAAGTGTCTAGGCAGTACTTGAGGTCGATGCGGAGGGTGTTGCTGTCGAAGACGTTGCGGAAGCGGGAGAAGAGGGAGAACGCAGCGGCGAGGAGGGAGTTGGTGGCGGGGACGTCCCCCGCCGAGAGGGCGTTACCGAGCGAGGAGACGATGGACGGGAGGAGCGACTCCCATCTGGCAGGGAAGTCggaggccgcggcggcggcgagggctTCGGAGAGCTGCGACTGGATGAGCGGCGGGGCGGTGAGTAGGAGCTGGAGGATGTGCGTCTTGATGATGACGCAGTCGTTGGGCGGGAGGTGGTCggcgtcgtcggcgtcgtcggcGGGCTTGGGccagcggcggcggaggaggtTCTTGAAGTGGACGGAGGCGGCGAGGCGGGCCTGGAGGTCGTGGCGCGGGGAGGAGGCGAGGCCGAGGAGCGCGAGCGCGAAGCCCGGGGTGGCGGCCGCGGCGGCGAGGCTCTgctcggcggcgcggcgggcggcggcgtcgggggAGAGCGTCTGCGCGAACCAGCCCGCTAGGGTGTCGAGCATCTCCGGCGGCACCTCCATTATCGCCGCGATctggggcggctagggttttggGTGGGGGGGATCGGGGGGACGGGGGTGGAGCGGCGAGGTAGGGTTTTTGAAAATCTCTCTCGTGGGGAAGAGGGGAACGGGGTCGGTAggggagagaggaagagaggggcgCAGGCGCTGTACTTTTTTATTAGGGTGAGGAGGAGTGCTGGTTCGATCGAACGCAGGGAAAAATGGAAAGGGGGGACGACGGGAGGGTCGGTGTTGAAATTGGGCCGTGAGGAGGTAGGGCCTGTTAGCCTGGTTTCtctaagaaaaagaaaagggcgaGCTGAGGTAGTCCGGCAAAGTATTGGCCCAGATGACCAGAGAAAAGGATTGGCCCAGAATAATGGCTGACACACCAGAGAGCGTCAGGGAACGCTGAGCCTCGCCATGGGAGCATCTTCTTCGATCCAACCCCTAAaaaaaaaatcttcttcggtccaAAAATACTAATGTTATCAGTTATCACCCCTAAAAAAAGCTATAAAAAATGTTATCTCCAAAGTTGAGATTTGCCAACATTTGAATGTTGCACCCCAAGCCCTTTCTGATGAATATTTAGGTCTTCCAGCAATGGCGGGGCAGACCGTAGTGACTGTTTTAGCCATTATTGGGGGTAGGATCATGCGCCATTTAAAGGGTTGGATCCCCTCAAGCCTAGATAACCTCGAGCTGAAAAAGTTAATGAGGATCATCCAATGTTAATGAGGATCAATGATACATTATCCCCTCGAGCCCAAAGGTTATATTTGCTGGTGGAAATACCAAGGCAAAAAAGTTAACATTTGGTCTAATCCTTGGATCCCCTCAAGCCCAGATAGGAAGGTAAGTACTCCACAGGGTAAAACATTTTTTACAGAAGTAATTGAGCTCATTGATCTGTATTTTGCACTGTTGAGATGCACAACTCATACTGGATGTGTTTAATTCAGTTGATACCCAGAGAATAATGCAAATACCACTGAACTTTGATGCTTTTGTTATTTCATTGCATGGCACTTAAATAGAAATGGTATATTTTCTGTTCGTACCGCCTACCAAGCTGAATGGATAAACAAATTTGGGAGCCATGCAAATTTGGAGCAAGACAGGGGAGcttagtgtcggtgtcaaaaccggcggatctcgggtagggagtcccgaactgtgcgtctaggcggatggtaacaggagacgagggacatgatgtttttacccaggttcgggccctctcgatggaggtaaaaccctacgtccttcttgattaatattgatgatatgggtagtacaagagtagatctaccacgagatcagagaggctaaaccctagaagctagcctatggtatgattgttgttcctacggactaaaacccctccggtttatattgacaccggagagggctagggttacacagagtcggttacaatggtaggagatctacatatccgtaccgccaagcttgccttccacgccaaggaaagtcccttccggacacgggacgaagtcttcaatcttgtatcttcatagtccaggagtccggccggaggtatagtccggctatccggacaccccctaatccaggactccctcagtagcccccgaaccaggcttcaatgacgacgagtccggcgcgcaaattgtcttcggcattgcaaggcgggttctcctccaaattccgtgtacctgttgaatagtgtctggtttcttgtaaatgtagcgctccttggcttctacgcccaataatggccgtcttccacgtgtcaaatgaatacgaaaagtcagggtgtttttatatttacacccctagccacgtgaatgagccgcctatttaaggggacgaggatttagatccaaaccacaccttctcccctccgcgagtattcatcagagcgtatccgacagaggtccattctatcatggccgaccgccgcagctcctcctctcgcccttctagccctcagcctggagattgggagagatgctccatcctgcacagcgagctagtgacgctccagaccaagggatttctccccccggcctatatggtcccggttcgagccggacttgccacctataatggcggagagcaagcggagagagTCCCCAATCCccccaaaggagagcgggtatgccttgtcccttacttaataagagggctcggatttccaattcatccgtttctccgggggctcctggatttctatggcctccagctgcacaacctcacgcctgcctccatattgcatatcgcgggctttgtagccctttgcgagctgtttttgggctgcgaggctcatttcgcgctgtggaaaaggctattctgccttgtgccccgttcttagaaggggtcaatgtatcaagtgggcggagccgaagtgtggcgcatcg from Triticum urartu cultivar G1812 chromosome 3, Tu2.1, whole genome shotgun sequence encodes:
- the LOC125543455 gene encoding exportin-2 — protein: MEVPPEMLDTLAGWFAQTLSPDAAARRAAEQSLAAAAATPGFALALLGLASSPRHDLQARLAASVHFKNLLRRRWPKPADDADDADHLPPNDCVIIKTHILQLLLTAPPLIQSQLSEALAAAAASDFPARWESLLPSIVSSLGNALSAGDVPATNSLLAAAFSLFSRFRNVFDSNTLRIDLKYCLDTFAAPLLEVFLSTSRRLQASAVAASPLELRPVFECLRLCCEIFYSLNSVDLPEFFEDHMREWMTEFRAFLTTSYPPPVEADGAPDALRAAVCDNLQLYMEKYEEEFRAYLKEFVEAVWGLLMAPTVSPSRGQLAVTAIRFLTTVAESVHHALFGTPDAMKQICDSVVVPNLRLRDEDEELFEGNWVEYVRRDAEGSDTDTLRRAACRLLRGLAANYREQVAVLVSAQVQQMLAAYAADRANNWKEKDAAIYLVIALMQKPGATGGGTPVVDMESFFASVIVPELQAPDWESEPMLKATVLRFLKEFKDQIPKATALALLPSVTRFLTHESNVVHSYAAIFIENLLIIKDVVQVPGVNVVTRASRYVATDINSFAQQIIQSLSKALGYPDSYENPYLMKCLMRVLGIATIAGQVVHEITARLVGILMEVCNNPKNPDFNHYLFEALAAVIGKAGEQDPALVPLFEASLFPVLQRILVEDISEFWPYSFQIFAQLVNLSRPPLLQNYMQLFGVLLSNATWDRPPCVPALVRLLRAFLRKIPNELNQEGRLPNILVIFRSLVSRSSTEDSAFYMLNTLVENVGLDIINPHISEIWSALFTRLQTRQAVKFVNSLVVVMSLVSVKYGPGVLVSSVDTIQPNLFTTILQRFWIPNLKLIKGSLEIKLTAVASTKLLCESAVLLDAAAAQTWGKLLDSIVTLLSRTEQDGVQQEQNDGADAVDNQKTSGYSVSFVRLQYAGKSEDYLLKDINDPKQFLVTSLASLSAQSPGRFGPVIEQHVDPANKSALLQLCAAYNANIV